One Zeugodacus cucurbitae isolate PBARC_wt_2022May chromosome 3, idZeuCucr1.2, whole genome shotgun sequence genomic region harbors:
- the LOC105219262 gene encoding serine/threonine-protein kinase nekl-2 isoform X1, translating into MDFGDSSLCPVRILGEGSFGQVFLCRSNSCDHIHVCVKRIVIRKPKLEVKMLMDEIYIISQLKHPNIIRYIRSFLFEGIVNIVMEFASKGTLRDIINSNSNRRPAVSKHMFNSFIHDILLGLEYLHIRHIIHRDLKPENILIDNENNFKIADFGISTIHSSNKPTKGLIGTFLYMAPEIMMGDGYEFKSDVWSLGCILYEMCFGVSPFQYAKNVDDLKYLMLTSHYEHNVSVMSNYYGVEWCCLCVKMLNCNPKKRVSLYSIVTYNAKIAFTYYNNYFKYIYNFS; encoded by the exons ATGGATTTTGGAGATTCAAGTTTATGTCCTGTGAGAATATTAGGTGAAGGATCTTTTGGACAGGTGTTTCTTTGTAGGTCTAATTCATGTGATCACATACATGTCTGTGTGAAGCGTATTGTAATTCGCAAACCCAAATTAGAGGTTAAAATGCTGATGGATGAG ATTTATATAATTTCCCAACTAAAGCATCCAAACATTATTAGATATATCCGATCATTTTTATTCGAAGgaattgtaaatattgtaatgGAATTTGCATCAAAAGGAACATTGCGTGATATAATTAATTCGAATAGTAACCGTCGCCCAGCTGTTTCGAAACATATGTTTAATTCATTTATACATGATATCTTATTGGGActtgaatatttacatattcgtcatataattCACAGAGATCTTAAGCCCGAAAATATTCTAATAgacaatgaaaacaattttaaaattgctgATTTCGGTATATCAACAATACATTCCAGTAATAAACCAACGAAAGGTCTCATTGGTACATTTCTTTATATGGCACCAGAAATTATGATGGGGGATGGATATGAATTTAAATCGGATGTTTGGTCTCTTGGATGCATATTGTATGAAATGTGCTTTGGCGTTAGTCCATTTCAATACGCTAAGAACGTagatgatttaaaatatttaatgcttACTTCACACTACGAACATAATGTTAGCGTTATGTCAAATTATTATGGGGTTGAATGGTGTTGCCTTTGCGTAAAAATGTTGAACTGCAATCCCAAAAAACGGGTTTCATTGTATAGTATAGTCACATATAATGCGAAAATTGCCTTTACttactataataattattttaaatatatatataatttttcgtaa
- the LOC105219262 gene encoding uncharacterized protein LOC105219262 isoform X2 has product MDGGRNQWTTKMLLSPKRRISPSKKKTQRIRSCVGGQAATRLHLIALEYKMRTLLSVYKTAKDNASRTGASPCIAPYMEDIEEIFGDSVLARNSHTLPTTSSLPTTSSTTPLQATQLNRRRKIAKERYYANKIKIMRP; this is encoded by the exons ATGGACGGTGGTAGAAACCAATGGACTACTAAAATGCTACTTAGCCCGAAGAGAAGAATTTCTCCATCAAAGAAAAAAACGCAACGCATACGCTCATGTGTTGGAGGACAAGCTGCCACAAGGCTTCACC TGATAGCGTTGGAATATAAAATGCGCACTTTGCTATCGGTGTATAAAACCGCCAAAGACAATGCCAGCAGAACGGGTGCGTCTCCATGTATTGCTCCATATATGGAAGATATAGAAGAAATTTTCGGAGACAGTGTACTGGCTAGAAACAGCCATACGCTCCCAACTACATCTTCCCTCCCGACTACTTCTTCAACAACTCCGCTGCAAGCAACACAACTAAACCGCCGgcgaaaaattgcaaaagaGCGTTACTacgcaaacaaaattaaaattatgcgtCCATAA
- the LOC105219262 gene encoding uncharacterized protein LOC105219262 isoform X4: protein MIIFIKINMQKPCGEVKGKTWTVVETNGLLKCYLARREEFLHQRKKRNAYAHVLEDKLPQGFT, encoded by the exons atgataatttttataaaaataaatatgcagaaaccaTGTGGTGAAGT aaaaggTAAGACATGGACGGTGGTAGAAACCAATGGACTACTAAAATGCTACTTAGCCCGAAGAGAAGAATTTCTCCATCAAAGAAAAAAACGCAACGCATACGCTCATGTGTTGGAGGACAAGCTGCCACAAGGCTTCACC TGA